The following coding sequences lie in one Nitrospirota bacterium genomic window:
- a CDS encoding oligosaccharide flippase family protein codes for MRTSFRLITGAVYNLLGRGWSIVLSLLATPYIVHQLGEREYGLFTLAGILGAYFSFLDVGVVMATQKFVAEKRTDPDRLELRRIVSASSVFYLGVAALGAALIVLLTPMLSVWLVKAGDANPATVRLVFRCAAVTFGLAMLEQVPQSTLKGLQKFGISNLLTSTFGTLRIVAALAVLHLGGRIGAVMEAQIAVQGVSVAVSYAVMLRMTGWAGAGGSWAPVLRKLMVFGLWSSVPSFIGPFLTHFEKLVVSKVWSVGALTYYSVPFNALSATWFLPQALTGVLFPAVSELDGQGRGERVRDLHARVGRHLVVYITPIIVLVASFASEILGWWMGGDFAARSSRVLVILACATLVNVSAWSSSTVLQAVNRPDLIAKAYLVEVVLYLPAAYGLVRLRGIEGAAWAYGGRVALDAAILWVLSCRQVRAPVLGFLGKVFGAGFLLALLAAAGFAALRRLMPHAGAVGEIAMATGFLALYSKIAWSMMLDETDRDALKSWLAEVARRGRAGGGEPPR; via the coding sequence GTGCGGACCTCCTTCCGGCTGATCACCGGCGCCGTCTACAACCTCCTGGGCAGGGGATGGTCTATTGTCCTATCCCTCCTGGCGACGCCGTACATCGTCCATCAGTTGGGCGAGCGCGAGTACGGCCTGTTCACGCTCGCGGGGATCCTGGGCGCCTACTTTTCGTTCCTGGATGTGGGGGTGGTCATGGCCACGCAGAAATTCGTGGCCGAGAAGAGGACCGACCCGGACCGTCTCGAACTGCGGCGGATTGTGTCGGCGTCGTCGGTGTTCTACCTCGGCGTGGCTGCGCTGGGAGCGGCGCTGATCGTTCTCCTGACCCCGATGCTGAGCGTGTGGCTGGTGAAGGCCGGCGATGCGAACCCGGCCACGGTGCGGCTGGTTTTCCGGTGCGCCGCGGTGACCTTCGGGCTGGCGATGTTGGAGCAGGTTCCCCAGTCGACCCTCAAAGGGCTCCAGAAATTCGGTATCTCGAATCTTCTGACTTCGACCTTCGGTACGCTGCGCATCGTCGCGGCGTTGGCGGTTCTGCACCTCGGGGGCCGGATCGGGGCGGTCATGGAGGCTCAGATTGCCGTGCAGGGGGTATCCGTGGCCGTTTCCTATGCCGTGATGCTTCGCATGACGGGGTGGGCCGGCGCGGGGGGGTCCTGGGCGCCCGTCCTGCGCAAACTGATGGTCTTCGGTTTGTGGAGTTCCGTGCCAAGTTTCATAGGCCCCTTCCTGACGCATTTCGAAAAACTGGTGGTCTCCAAGGTATGGTCGGTCGGCGCCCTGACGTACTACTCCGTGCCGTTCAATGCGTTGTCCGCCACGTGGTTCCTTCCGCAAGCCCTGACGGGCGTGTTGTTTCCGGCGGTGAGCGAACTGGACGGCCAGGGGCGCGGCGAGCGGGTGCGGGATCTGCACGCGCGGGTGGGCCGGCACTTGGTCGTCTATATCACGCCGATCATCGTGCTGGTGGCTTCCTTTGCGTCGGAAATCCTGGGGTGGTGGATGGGGGGAGATTTTGCGGCGCGAAGTTCGAGGGTGCTGGTGATTCTGGCGTGCGCGACACTGGTCAATGTGTCGGCTTGGAGCTCGTCTACGGTGCTCCAAGCCGTCAACCGGCCGGACTTGATCGCGAAGGCCTACTTGGTGGAAGTGGTTCTCTACCTGCCGGCCGCGTATGGTCTGGTGCGACTGAGGGGAATCGAAGGAGCCGCGTGGGCCTATGGAGGGCGCGTGGCGCTGGATGCGGCGATCCTGTGGGTATTGTCCTGTCGGCAGGTTCGCGCGCCGGTTCTCGGGTTTCTCGGGAAGGTATTCGGGGCGGGCTTCCTGTTGGCCTTGCTCGCGGCCGCCGGATTCGCGGCGCTGCGGAGGCTGATGCCGCACGCCGGCGCCGTCGGCGAGATCGCCATGGCAACGGGTTTTCTGGCCCTCTACTCCAAGATCGCGTGGTCGATGATGCTGGATGAAACCGACCGGGACGCGTTGAAGTCCTGGCTGGCCGAAGTGGCCCGAAGGGGACGCGCAGGTGGAGGAGAACCGCCTCGGTAG
- a CDS encoding glycosyltransferase family 2 protein codes for MENPMQPVSLELSVIMVSFETRDLLRESLKVLGTDPPGCSHEIIVVDNASSDGSADMVEREFPKVRLVRSGGNVGFGRGNNQALRMASGEFVLLLNPDARVGREGIDRMMACLRSQPEIGILGPRMVYPDGRLQPSVFRFHSAWREIFIALRLHRLLPKRLRGRLLLERHFGFDETLRVDWLGGSCMLVRRRVFEDIGLLTEATFHGNEDWDLCWRAAQAGWGTVFFHEVSVAHVSGASSRQYVGFPETEWFAYHNLYVILSNHRPLWSVKFYQVVLFLTFALEALRLRLFPPMDAQPRGVSALRAARCRRDLARDFMFGRVKPIRRYGEERLVRGGGEREGACGPPSG; via the coding sequence GTGGAGAACCCCATGCAGCCGGTGTCCCTTGAGCTGAGCGTCATTATGGTGAGTTTTGAGACCCGCGATCTGTTGCGGGAATCTCTGAAGGTTTTGGGAACGGATCCCCCGGGGTGCTCGCATGAGATCATCGTTGTGGACAATGCCTCCTCGGACGGCAGCGCGGACATGGTGGAGAGGGAATTCCCGAAGGTCCGGCTTGTCCGATCCGGCGGGAATGTCGGCTTCGGCAGGGGCAACAATCAGGCGCTCCGGATGGCGTCGGGGGAATTCGTGCTGCTCTTGAATCCGGATGCAAGGGTGGGCCGGGAAGGGATCGACCGGATGATGGCTTGCCTGCGGTCGCAACCGGAGATCGGGATTCTGGGCCCGCGCATGGTGTATCCCGACGGGCGCCTACAGCCGTCGGTGTTCCGCTTCCACAGCGCCTGGCGCGAGATCTTCATCGCGCTCCGGCTCCACCGCCTGCTGCCGAAGCGCCTCCGAGGGCGCCTCCTCCTCGAACGACATTTCGGGTTCGACGAAACGCTCCGTGTGGATTGGCTGGGGGGATCGTGCATGCTGGTGAGGCGCCGGGTCTTTGAGGATATCGGCCTGCTCACGGAGGCCACGTTCCACGGCAATGAGGACTGGGACCTGTGCTGGCGGGCCGCCCAGGCGGGATGGGGCACGGTCTTCTTCCACGAGGTGTCCGTGGCTCACGTCAGCGGCGCATCGAGCCGCCAGTACGTCGGCTTCCCGGAAACCGAATGGTTCGCGTACCACAATCTGTATGTGATTCTCTCGAACCATCGGCCCCTGTGGTCCGTCAAGTTCTACCAGGTTGTTCTTTTCCTGACTTTCGCCCTCGAGGCGTTGCGGCTGAGACTGTTCCCCCCCATGGACGCCCAGCCTCGTGGTGTGAGCGCGTTGCGAGCGGCGCGCTGCCGGAGGGACCTGGCGCGGGATTTCATGTTCGGCCGGGTCAAGCCCATCCGGCGCTACGGCGAAGAGCGACTGGTCAGGGGCGGCGGGGAACGGGAGGGTGCGTGCGGACCTCCTTCCGGCTGA
- a CDS encoding glycosyltransferase, whose translation MQPEPTTLPTAAIIICSKDRHAGLLTAVDHVRRLEYPRDRYEVIVVEEEGSQAGPVAGVRYVAIPRKHLGLGYARNVGVSHVDLNRVDLVAFCDDDEVPDPRWLREIVRPFQDPAVYGAGGLVRCQESSAWLETQELLGIPGSGLRRLADESADAIVPTVVLSGSNHAYRSAVFREFRYPEDTKILRGQGEDFFMACEVGGKYALAFNPKAIMYHEPRATVARLWKTYFARQKRDYLARHYFMGHGRFEALFWKGHRLLLFRSAAACALVVGLGWPGAAALVLLYYGGALLSVRRLYRFVRRKATFFLYPFAKLAADLGVLAGEVVCLGQLRAGAPPMKLSRDKTGRG comes from the coding sequence ATGCAGCCGGAACCGACGACCCTTCCGACGGCGGCCATCATCATTTGTTCCAAGGACCGGCATGCCGGTTTGTTGACCGCCGTCGATCACGTCCGGCGGCTGGAGTATCCGCGGGATCGATACGAGGTTATCGTGGTGGAGGAGGAAGGGTCCCAGGCCGGGCCGGTCGCGGGAGTGCGGTATGTCGCGATTCCCAGAAAACATCTGGGCCTGGGGTACGCCCGCAACGTCGGCGTGTCTCACGTCGATCTGAATCGGGTGGACCTGGTGGCCTTTTGCGATGACGACGAAGTGCCGGACCCCCGCTGGCTGCGGGAAATCGTCCGCCCCTTCCAAGACCCGGCCGTGTACGGCGCCGGCGGGCTGGTGCGTTGCCAGGAATCCTCCGCCTGGCTTGAGACGCAGGAACTGTTGGGCATTCCGGGGAGCGGCCTGCGGCGCCTGGCGGATGAGAGTGCGGACGCCATTGTGCCCACCGTCGTATTGTCCGGATCGAACCATGCCTACCGGAGCGCGGTCTTCAGGGAGTTTCGCTATCCGGAAGATACCAAGATCCTCCGCGGGCAGGGGGAGGATTTCTTCATGGCCTGCGAGGTCGGAGGGAAGTACGCGCTGGCCTTCAACCCGAAGGCGATCATGTACCATGAGCCGAGGGCCACGGTGGCGCGCTTGTGGAAGACGTATTTCGCCCGACAGAAGCGGGACTACCTTGCGCGGCATTACTTCATGGGGCACGGCCGATTCGAGGCGCTCTTTTGGAAGGGGCACCGGCTCCTTCTTTTCCGGAGCGCGGCGGCGTGTGCCTTGGTTGTGGGGCTTGGATGGCCGGGTGCGGCGGCCCTCGTCCTCCTTTACTACGGGGGCGCTCTGCTCTCCGTGAGGCGGCTCTATCGATTTGTCCGGCGGAAGGCGACGTTCTTCCTGTACCCTTTCGCGAAATTGGCGGCGGATTTGGGAGTGCTGGCCGGGGAAGTGGTCTGCCTCGGACAGCTTCGCGCGGGCGCCCCTCCCATGAAGCTGAGTCGCGACAAGACCGGGCGCGGATAG
- a CDS encoding glycosyltransferase yields MKILLADFPHYTGFGHRKALEAMGHEVRFFDHMSDRHLTTGPLVAIKTLIKKVIPRPGRFKFVHRLQTAATSGAFLDEIEAFRPDLILVVKGSMIHPDALQSAREKLKIPTACYFGEPLYEPELRALAERLAPHFDLFFILDEIEVLREFPLRAGHVATAPNNVDPEQFHPVTLSEEERRRYESDVAFVGILRPNRLDLFRHLARRPVRFRIWGSASMGGEDWKGREPETSKCLEDRWIEAWEMERIYAASKIVVNVHGLYGRGGAYQGLPMRPFEVTACGAFLLTDDCVQIRRLFRVGEEVDVYDTPETLVSKVEYYLRHESQRVDMARRAHERTLREHTSRARLGQILETARARVSLP; encoded by the coding sequence ATGAAAATTCTTCTGGCCGATTTTCCGCACTACACCGGTTTCGGCCATCGAAAGGCCCTGGAGGCCATGGGGCACGAGGTGCGGTTCTTCGACCACATGAGCGACCGGCATCTGACGACCGGCCCGCTCGTTGCGATCAAGACGTTGATCAAGAAAGTGATTCCCCGGCCCGGCCGATTCAAGTTCGTGCATCGACTCCAGACCGCGGCGACCAGCGGGGCCTTCCTGGACGAAATCGAGGCGTTCCGACCGGATCTGATCCTCGTGGTCAAGGGATCCATGATCCATCCGGACGCGCTCCAATCGGCGCGCGAGAAACTCAAGATTCCCACGGCATGCTACTTCGGCGAGCCCCTCTATGAGCCGGAGCTGCGGGCGCTGGCGGAACGGCTGGCGCCCCATTTCGACCTGTTCTTCATTCTGGATGAGATCGAGGTCTTGCGGGAGTTTCCCCTGCGCGCCGGCCACGTGGCGACGGCTCCGAACAACGTGGACCCCGAGCAATTCCACCCTGTCACCCTCTCCGAAGAGGAACGCCGCCGTTACGAGAGCGACGTGGCGTTCGTGGGCATCCTGAGGCCCAATCGGCTGGATCTGTTCCGCCACTTGGCGCGCCGGCCCGTTCGATTCAGGATTTGGGGAAGCGCTTCCATGGGCGGCGAAGACTGGAAGGGCCGGGAGCCGGAGACGTCGAAGTGCCTTGAGGATCGTTGGATTGAAGCCTGGGAGATGGAACGAATCTACGCGGCTTCGAAGATCGTGGTGAACGTCCATGGGTTGTACGGACGGGGGGGGGCCTATCAAGGCCTGCCCATGCGGCCTTTCGAGGTCACGGCGTGCGGGGCGTTCCTGCTCACGGACGATTGCGTTCAGATTCGACGACTCTTCAGAGTCGGCGAGGAAGTGGATGTTTACGACACGCCGGAAACCCTCGTTTCGAAGGTGGAGTACTACCTCCGGCACGAGTCCCAGAGAGTGGACATGGCCCGGCGGGCGCACGAACGCACGCTCCGGGAACACACGTCACGGGCGCGGCTGGGGCAGATCCTGGAGACGGCGCGCGCGCGCGTGAGTTTGCCCTGA
- a CDS encoding class I SAM-dependent methyltransferase, producing the protein MATDCIACGSKGEALYTALPDRMYGTSVRADYHACPRCGLIWQHPQLDPEQLANAYTAAFYTHSASAGPPPPSYSLRGLRDRVRSWILHSRFGYPADSSWAGSRAMGRLLSLVPSFRSRATHRLGVLFPPFAPGGRLLDVGCGNGRYLEVMRGLGWAVTGVEPDAEAAGIARARGLSVLANLQELDAGPAAYHVITSNHAVEHMTDPLEFFRRAEVLLVPGGTIRIAVPNGGGLGHRWFGPFWPGLDPPRHLWTFTPRALAALVEKARLSVETLATSSRLASGFSAVSARAWFRDRFGIEGGAVWMASLVVGRLVQGAEGLARPLFPGAGEEICLVARKSFAPPASSG; encoded by the coding sequence GTGGCGACTGACTGCATCGCGTGCGGATCGAAGGGAGAGGCGCTGTACACGGCGCTGCCGGACCGGATGTATGGCACGTCGGTGCGCGCCGACTACCACGCCTGCCCTCGTTGCGGTCTGATATGGCAGCATCCGCAACTCGACCCGGAGCAGCTCGCCAACGCGTACACCGCCGCTTTCTATACCCACTCCGCCTCCGCGGGGCCGCCACCCCCGTCATACTCCCTGCGGGGGCTTCGGGACCGGGTTCGATCCTGGATTCTTCATTCGCGGTTCGGCTACCCGGCTGATTCGTCGTGGGCCGGCTCTCGCGCCATGGGTCGACTCCTGTCTCTCGTCCCGTCCTTTCGAAGCAGGGCCACCCACCGCTTGGGCGTACTCTTCCCGCCGTTTGCGCCCGGCGGGAGACTGCTGGATGTCGGTTGTGGGAACGGCCGGTACTTGGAAGTAATGCGCGGTCTGGGCTGGGCGGTGACGGGTGTGGAACCGGACGCGGAAGCCGCCGGGATCGCCCGGGCCCGAGGGCTTTCCGTTCTGGCGAACTTGCAAGAGCTGGATGCCGGTCCCGCCGCCTACCACGTGATCACCTCCAATCACGCCGTCGAGCACATGACGGATCCGCTGGAATTTTTCCGGAGGGCCGAGGTTCTTCTTGTCCCCGGAGGGACGATTCGAATCGCCGTTCCCAACGGTGGCGGTCTCGGCCATCGCTGGTTCGGTCCCTTTTGGCCGGGCTTGGATCCGCCCCGACACCTGTGGACCTTCACGCCGCGGGCTCTCGCGGCCCTGGTCGAGAAAGCGCGATTGAGCGTGGAGACCCTGGCCACCTCCTCCAGGCTCGCTTCGGGCTTCTCCGCGGTCTCGGCGCGAGCGTGGTTCCGGGACCGGTTTGGAATCGAGGGCGGGGCGGTTTGGATGGCAAGCCTCGTCGTCGGCCGGCTTGTCCAGGGGGCGGAGGGCTTGGCGCGACCCCTGTTTCCCGGCGCGGGCGAAGAGATCTGCCTGGTGGCCCGCAAGAGCTTCGCGCCGCCGGCGAGCTCCGGCTGA